The following DNA comes from Corynebacterium atrinae.
CCGACATGGGCCGGTCGTCGCTAAGAAAAGGCAATGGGCGGTGGCCAGTGCCGCATTGTTGTTCATCCTCGGATTCACCGTGGTGTTTGTGCTGGCCACGGTGACGGTATTCGGGGCGATCAGTGCGCTGACGCTCAACGCTGAGACCCTCATGCGGGTCGGAGGCGTGATCACCATCCTCATGGGCATCGTCTTCATGGGCCTGGTGCCCGTGCTCCAGCGCGATACGCGCATGGCGCCGAAACGCTGGACCACGTGGCTGGGCGCCCCGCTGCTGGGCGGAGTGTTCGCCCTCGGCTGGACCCCGTGCCTGGGGCCGACGCTGGCGGCCATCATCTCCGTATCCGCCGGCACCGAAGGCATGACTGCTGCCCGGGGTGTCATCCTCATCATCGGCTACTGCCTTGGGCTGGGGCTACCCTTCCTGCTCGTAGCGCTGGGCTCGGCCCGGGCGATGCGCACCATCGGATGGCTGAGCAAGCATTCGCGCGCCATCCAGATCACCGGCGGCGTGCTCATGATCCTCGTCGGGCTGGCCCTGGTGACCGGCGCGTGGGCGGAGTTCATCAACTGGGTGCGGCAGTGGACCGTGGAGTACGGCGCAACCTTGATCTAGCCGCATGGCGGATCAACAACCAATCTAGGAATGGAAGACAAACCGATGCGGATCGTCGTCACCTACCTCAACAAGGCCTGGCACTGGCTCACCAGCATGCGCACCGCCCTGGTCCTGCTGTTCCTCCTGGCCATCGCCGCCATTCCCGGTGCCCTCCTGCCGCAGCGCAGCCTCAACGAGGAGAACGTCACCGAGTACATCGCCAACAACGGCCGCCTCGCTGAGATCTACGACAAGCTGCAGCTTTTCGACGTCTTCTCCTCCGTCTGGTTCGTTGCCATCTTCGTCCTCCTCACGATTTCCCTCGTCGGCTGCATCCTCCCGCGCACCTGGGATCACTGGAAGGCCATGAACACCCCGCCCACCCGGGCGCCGAAGAACCTTCACCGCCTGCCCCTGCACGCCTCCGGCGTATCCGACAAGCCCCTCGACGAAGTGGCCGCCGATGCCCGTCGCCTGCTGAAGAAATGGCACGTCTCGGAATACCAGCCGTCGGAAGACCGGGCTGGCGCCTTTTCCCTCGCCGCCGAGCGGGGCTACGCCCGCGAGGCCGCCAACCTGCTCTTCCACCTCGGCTTGGTCGGCATGCTCATCACCATCGCCGCCGGTCGCCTCGTCTACTACGAGGGCCAAGTCATCGTGGTCACCGAATCTGGCAACTACGAGACCCCGGAGATTACCCAAAACACGGAGTTCTGCAACACCTCCACCGCCAACTTCGACTCCTTCCGCGCCGGTGCGCTGTTCGACGGCACCGGACTGACCACCTTCTGCTTCGACGCCCACGACTTCTCCGCGGACTACCTCCCCAATGGCCAGGCCGAAATGTTCACCTCGAACATCTCCTGGGCCGCCGGAGATGACATCCTCACCCCGAAGGATCAGTGGCAGGACTACCAGCTGAAGGTCAACCACCCGCTGCGCATCGACGGCGACCGCATCTATCTCCAGGGCCACGGCTACGCCCCGACCTTCACCGTCACCTGGCCGGACGGCGAATCCCGCACCCAGACCATCCAGTGGCGCCCCGATGATCCGACCTTCTTCCTCTCCTCCGGCGTCATGCGTTTCGATCCCCCCGCCGGTATGTACCCCGACCTCTACGAGCGCCGCCAGAACCAGATCGCCATCCAGGGATTGTTTGCCCCCACCGCGCAATGGGATGGTGAAAAGGGTGAATTGCTCACCTCCCAGTACCCAGCAATGCGCGATCCGGCCGTGGCCATCGATGTCTACCGTGGCGACGCCGGCCTGGACACCGGCCGCGCCCAGTCCATCTTCAGCCTCGACCCCTCGCTCTTGCACTCGGGCCAGCTACAAAAGATTGAGCGCGTGAACCTCACCCAGGGGGAATCCGTCACGCTTGATGATGGCACCGTGGTTACTTTCGACGGCGCCAGCGAATTCGCGAACTACCAAATCTCCCGCGATCCTTTCCAGCCGTGGGTGCTGGTGACCGCGTCGATCATGCTGATTTCCCTCGTCGGTTCCCTGGTGATCAAGCGCCGCCGCATCTGGGTGCGCCTGCGCCCGGCCGCCGATGGCACCACGCTCGTCGAGCTCGGCGGCCTGGCGCGAACCGACCGCGCCGGCTGGGGTAGCGAGTTCGACACGATCCACCGCGAGCTTCTTGGCCTGCCCGATCCCGATGAGTTGGACGATGAGGATGGGCTGTACGACGACCGCGACTAACCCCGGTGGGGGTAGCCCATCAAAAGATGGATCAATGTCTCGGTCAAGGGTTGGAACCCATTAGTGGGGTGCGGTAGCCTCACAAAGGTATCTGCCTAGCTCCACCGACTGTGAGGGTGTTTAAGAGTCCATGCCTGTCAATCAGACTCTCGCTAGTTTTTCCGACACCGCGTTCATCACGGCGCTCATCATCTACCTGGGCGCCCTCGTGCTGTCCATGGTCTACTACGTGAAGATGCTCAGCGTCGTTGATGCCCGCCGGGTGCTGAGCAACGTCGAATCTAAGCAGCTGGTCTCGGTAGGGGCCGGAGGCTCCGATTCTGCCGAGGCGAGCGCTGAAAATACCGCGGAGACCATCACCGAGGATGAGCTCCATCGCCGCGAAGCCGCCGCCAACAAGTGGGGTGGCATGACCCAGTCACTCGTGTGGCTTGGTGTCGTCGTTCACGTCGCCTCCGCCGTCATGCGTGGCCTGGCCACCGATCGCTTCCCCTTCGGCAACCTCTACGAGTACGTCCTCGTCATCACCGGTTTCACCATGGTCGGCGCCGCGATCGTCATCCAGCGCAAAGAGTGGCGCATCGTCTGGCCCTGGCTGCTGGTTCCCGTTCTGGCCCTCATGTTCTTCGGTGGCACCAAGCTCTACTCCGATGCCGCTCCAGTCGTACCGGCCCTGCAGTCCTTCTGGTTCCCGATCCACGTGTCCACCGTCTCCATCGGCGCCTCGATCGGCATGCTCTCCGGTATCGCCTCCTTGCTCTACCTGCTGCGCATCTGGCAGCCCCGTGGTCAAGAACGCGGCTTTTTCGGCGCGCTGGCCAAGCCCCTGCCTAGTGCCAAGAAGCTCGACGCACTGGCCTACAAGTCCGCCATCTTCACCCTCCCCATCTTCGGACTCGGCGTCGTGCTCGGCGCCATCTGGGCCGAAGCCGCGTGGGGTCGATTCTGGGGCTGGGACCCGAAGGAAACAGTCTCCTTCATCACGTGGATCCTCTACGCCGCCTACCTCCACGCCCGTGCGACGGCGGGTTGGCGAGACCACAAGGCAGCCTGGATCAACATTCTCGCCCTGGCCACGATGGTCTTTAACCTCTTCTTCATCAACATGGTCGTCTCCGGGCTGCACTCCTACGCTGGGTTGAATTAGCCCTTGTCCGGCACAGCTTCGTGTGTCACAGTCTGAACCATGGCACTGAAGTGGTACTCCGTCGTCATCGATTGTCTCGACCCGCAGGCGCTTGCCCGCTGGTGGGCTGAGGCGTTGGAGTGGAAGCTGGTTTATGACACTCCCGAGGAAGCAGTCATCGTTCCGCCCCATCTGAGTGAGGAGCCGATCGCTGACGTCTCCACCTGGCGGCAGCAAGGCCAGGGCTGGGTGTTCGTACCGGTTCCTGAGGTCAAGGCTACGAAGAATCGCCTCCACTTCGATTTGGCACCGCATACCTCGCAGGATCGGCAGGCGGAGATCGATCGGCTGCTGCGGCTGGGTGCTACGCGGGTCAATGTTGGACAGGACGAGAGTGCAGTGACCTGGGCTGTTCTCGCTGACCCGGAGGGAAACGAGTTCTGTGTCCTTTCCTCCCGTGATCATTAGCATGGCCTCATGACTGAATTTCGGGTTAGGCGAATCTACGAAGCCCCCAGTAGCAACGACGGGTTGCGGGTGCTGGTGGATCGGTTGTGGCCGCGGGGGATGTCGAAGGTGCGGGCCCATCTGGATCTGTGGGAAAAAGAGCTGACTCCCTCCCGCGAACTGCGATCGGCTTATCACCGCAGTGAGATCACCTACGAAGAGTTCACTCAACGTTACCGGCGGGAACTCAAAGACTCCGGGGCGGCCGAAACCTTCGTGGCGAGCCTGAGCGCCAACATCGTAACGCTGCTGACCGCGGTGTCTGACCAGGAGCGCAGCCATATTCCGGTGCTATTGGCAGCACTAAAAGAGGCTGGTGGGCTGCAAGCGTAGAACGGGTTAAAACTTTTCAGACAAAAAGTATCAGAGAGGTCTACGCTCAGAGTTATAAAAGGTACCCACAATAGGTGGCGTATCGCCGCTGGCCATTAGGTTGTCGAAACGCATGTACCTCTAAGGAGGAGTGGATGACTGGAAAATCCGTACCCCGGAAGAAGATCGGCAAACCGGCGGGCGATGACCCAGAGTTGATAGCTTTGGGTGCTGTCTTGGCAGAGAAGCGACGCTCCTCGGGCCGACTTCAGCAAGAAGTGGCCAAGGCAGCGGGTGTTTCTCGTTCGACTTTGCACACGATCGAGCATGGTGGCGCGGGTGTTCGTTGGGAAATCGTGGCCGCTGTGGCCAAGGAGTTAGGTCTTCGCCTGACCTTCGTCAACAACGGCACCGCAGTTTACTAAGTCAGGCTATTTCTCTTCCGGCTGGTCCCCGGGTTCATCGCCGCTGCCTTTTTTGTCGCCCGCTTCCGGCGACTCGTCCTCATGCTCTAGGTAGCGTTCCCGGGCGCGCTTCATCCGCTCTTCTTCCTCCTTGGAGGCGGCCTCTTGCGCGCGGCGGCGTTTGAAGCGGTTCTTCTCGATGTTCCACAGGAACTCTTCGTCATCGTCCGGGCCCTTGATTTGGCGGGGCGGTGCCGCGACTTGATTGCGCTTCCAGGTGGAGGGTCCGAATGCCCGCCACACCAAAATGACGGCGGCAACGATGAGCAGGAGCAGTAGTAGACGACCCATGAGTTCCTCCTTCTTTGTTCTCCACTCTACGGTGCCACGATTGGGGGCTGCCTGCCGCCCCAGGATCGTTGAGTAAGCTCTTGGGTGTGACTGACCAGGAAAACTCGAACCAGCCCCCTGCGCTTGACCCGGAGGTCTCGCGGCGTGCCAACATGGCCCTGCTCAAATACGGCGGGGCGCGTTTGCTGCTTTTCTTGGGCCTCACGGTGGTCATCCAGCTCGCAGCGTGGCTAATTGATGCCCCGGTGCCGCTGATGATGTCGGCGCTGCTGGCATTGCTGGTAGCTTTCCCGCTCTCCATGTTGATTTTCAAAGGCATGCGCATTGAGGCCACGGCGTCGGTGGCGGCGCGTACGCAGGAGCGTAAGGCCCGCAAGGAATGGGTGAAGCGGGAACTCGAATCCCGCTAACGCCCGAAGAGCAGCGCGATCGCCAGCATGACGGGCAGTGACCCGAAGGTGGTGAGGAAGACGGTGTCGCGCGCCATGATCATTCCGCGTTGGTACGTCGCCGCGTAGTTGTAGACGTTCTGCGCAGTCGGCAGAGCTGCCAGGATGACGGCGGCGTAGAGCTGCGTGTCATCCAGCCCGAGGCCAAGGCCGATGAGCCAGGCGAGCACGGGCATGCCCACGAGCTTGAGGCTGGTGGCTACCAACGTGCCCGGCCGGTCCGCAGGAGTCTTCAGCGGAGCGGTGTTGCGGAGGGAGGCGCCGAAGCTGATGAGGATCATGGGGATCGAGGCTCCGCCCAGGATCACCAGCGGTGTCATCACGGGGGTCGGGATCTCGACGCCCACCACCGCGACGAGGAGCCCCAGCAGGGAACCGAGCACGATGGGGGAGAACAGCGCCGAGCGCATCGATGCCCCGATCTTTGCCGCCAATGATCGGCCACCGGCATCCGCCGACCCCAGCCCGGCGAGCACGAACGGGGTAAACACCACCATCTGGAGCACCAACACCGGCACCACGTAGGTAGCCTCCCCGAGCACGTAGACGCTCACGGGTAGGCCGATGTTGACGGAATTGAAATAGCTTGCCGACGCCGCCCCCATCGTCGTCGTAGGCACGTCCTGCCGAAAGAACGCCGCTGAAGCGGCGAGATAGACGGCGGATGTCGCGATCGTCGATAAGCCAATGACCGCAATGACCGGCGATACTAAGGTCGATGCATCGGAGTTAGCCACGGAGGTGAACAGCAGAGCCGGGGACGCGGCGTAGAACGCCACCCGGTTGAGCACGAGGCGCTCCCGGTCGTCTTTGATCACGCCGAAGCGCGCGAGCAGGGCACCGGTGGCGATGACCGCCAGGATGATGGCGAAGCCCGTGATCACGCCCGTCATTAGGAGTTCAAGGCCAGGACGACGGCGGTGATGACGGCCCACATGAGCATGGCCTGACCGGTGGATTTGATGAGGGGAATGAGCTCCATTCCGCGGGCGCCGCGCAGGGCGAGGATGATTCCGCTGAGCGCCAGGGGGAGGGCGAGGATGGCCAGGAGGAGGGGAAGCAGTTCCGCCGCCATCGCCACGGACATGAGGAATGGGGTCAGCGCCAGCGCGGTGTAGAGGTAGCGGGTCTTCCGGTCGCCGAGGCGCACGGCAAGGGTGATTTTTCCGGATGCGGTATCGGTGGGGATGTCGCGGAGATTGTTGGCCAGGTTCACCGAGGAGGAGATCGCCCCGATGGCGACGGCGCAGGCCACGCCGATCCAGCTCACGGAGCCGGATTGGGTGTATTCGGTGCCCAGCACGGCGACCAGGCCGAAGAAGATGAACACCGCCACCTCGCCGAGGCCCTGGTAGCCGTAGGGGTTCTTGCCGCCGGTGTAGAACCACGCCCCGGCGATGCAGAGCGCGCCGACGAGGATGAGCCACCAGGCGCTGGACAGCGATAGCGCGATGCCGGCCACGCCTGCGACGCCGAAGGCGAGGAACGCGGCGATCTTGACATGCTGCGGCTTCGCCAGGCGCCCTCCCGTGAGGCGGGTCGGCCCGGTCCGGTCCTCGTCAGTCCCGCGGATGCCGTCGGAATAGTCGTTGGCGTAGTTGACCCCGACGATCAGCGCCCAGGCCACGATGAGCGCGAGGAGGGCTCGCCACCACGAAAATCCACCGGCGTAGGCCGCCGCACCCGAACCGACGATGACGGGGGCGAAGGCGTTGGGCCAGGTGTGCGGGCGGGCGGCCTGCCACCAATCCCGCGGCGTGGCTGTTGGCGAGTGATGATCTTCGAGCATGTGCCCCATTGTCCTTGATCGGCCCAGCTTTTGCCTATCCGGGGGCCCGGTATCAACGTAGGGTGGGAACGAGTTTCTCCACCGACGATAAATGGGGGTGACCGCAGCGATGTGGGTGTCTTATGTGGTGGGCCAAGCGGTGAGTTTCCTGTTTACACTTCTGCGGATGATCCCCCTGGCCTGGCGTAACCGTTTCTCGCGGGAGCGCATCCCCCAGGGCGGCGATGTGCTTATCTCGCTGACCTCGCATGGGGATCGCCTCAAGCGCGCGCACTTCACGGTGGAATCCATTGCCCGCGGTGATGCCCAGGCACCGATCGTGCTGTGGTTGGACCAGGGGGACTTCGATAAGGAGCTGCCCGCTGGCCTGAAACGGCTGGTCAAGCGGGGCCTGCAGGTGCGCTGTTCGGATGGAAACTATGGGCCGCACACCAAGTATTGGAATCAGTTCCGCGCGGTTGCTGGCACCGATACCCGCGTGGTCACCGTCGATGACGACATGATCTACCCGGAGTGGTTCCTCCAGCGCCTGCTGTTCATCGGTGAGCTGCGCAACGATGTGGTCATCGCCTACCGCGCGCATCGCATCGAGCTTCGGCACGGTCGCCTGCTGCCCTACGTCAAGTGGACCGCCGCCGATACCAGCCGCGCGTCTTTCCTCCACTTCGCCACGGGTGTCTCCGGCGTGCTGTATCCCAGCTCGTTCATTTCCCACGTCGTGGAGCAGGGGGATCAGTTCCAGCAGCTCGCGCCCCGCGCGGATGACGTGTGGTTGCACGTCTGCGCGCTGCGCTCGGGCCACCCCATCCGCCAGGTGTATGCGCATCCCCGTAATTTCGCGGTCGTGCCCAGCACGCAGGGCGGCGCGCTGGTCATCGGTAACACCCTCATGGGCGGCAACGACGAGCAAATCGCCCGGGTGTACACGCCGGAGGATGTCGCCTTGCTGGTCGCGGCCTCGGCGGAAGAAGATTAAAAGAGCTTCTCGACGCCTCGTCGGTCCACCTTCCCCGGCCCCACCAGCGGCAGGGCAGCAACCTGCCGAAGTTCCTTCGGCAGCTGCCAGCGGGGCAGGTCATCCAGCCCGTCAAGCACCTCCGCCACGGACGCTGACCCCGAGTACGCCGCCACGATCGCCTGCCCCAGCCGGGGGTGCGGTACCCCGATGACACAGGCTCCCGTCACCCCGGGGATCCGCAGCATCGCCTGCTCCAGCACCTCCGGGTGGAGTTTTAGCCCACCGGAATCGATGACGGCGTCGAGGCGACCGGTGACGGTGAGGCGGCCGTCGATAAGCTTTCCGGCATCGGAGGTGGCGAACCAGCCCTCCTCCGCGAACGCCGGGTGGCCCGGGTGATTGCGATACCCGCGGGCGACCATCGGCCCGCCTAAGTAGATCCGGCCCTGTGTGACGCGGACCTGCGCGCCGGGCAGCGGGCGGCCATCGTAGACGCAGCCGCCGGAGGTCTCCGACGAGCCGTAGGTAGTCACCAGCGTGATCTGCATGTCGGCCGCCGCCCGTGCGAGCTGCGGGTTGAGCGGCGCGCCGCCGATGAGGATCGCGTCGAAGACCCGCAGCGCCTCGATGCCCTGCAAAGAATCCATCGCCTTGGCCAACTGCAGGGGAGTGAGCGCCGTGTACGCCTGCCCCCGCACCTGCGCGGCCGCCCGGGCGAAACCGCCGATGTGGAACCCGGTGCTCAGATCCACACAGATGGGATCCCACCCGGCGACCAGGGAACGCACCAGCACCTGCAGGCCCGCGATGTGATGGGCCGGCATCGCCAACACCCACTGGCCCTCGCCGCCCAGGAATTGGTGCGTGGCATCGGCGCTGGCCACCAGATTCAAGGGGGTGAGCTGGGCACCCTTGGGGGTGCCCGTCGACCCGGACGTGCCCACCACCACGGCGATGTCCTCCGCGATGGCCTGCCCCGCGCCTTGGGAATCCTTCAGCAACGCCGTGCGGGCCGGGTCCTGCAACGGGACCGGCAGCAGGGCCCGCTGACCGGCGATGGCCTCCTCCAGCGCGGGGAGCGCGGCGGCGGGGGCGGCGGCGTCGATAAGCAGGGGTTGAAGAACGCGAGTCACGGAGCTACATCCTAATGGGCGGCTAGTAGTAGAACGGGTACTCCGACCAATCGGGCTCGCGCTTGTGCAGGAAAGCCTCCTTGCCCTCGACGGCCTCGTCGGTCATGTACGCCAGGCGGGTGGCCTCGCCCGCGAAAACCTGCTGGCCCATGAGGCCATCGTCGGTGAGGTTGAAAGCGAACTTGAGCATTCGCTGCGCCGTGGGGGACTTGCCGTTGATCTCCCGGGCGACCTGGATGGCCTCGTTTTCCAGCTCGGCGTGATCGGCAACAATGTTGACCGCGCCCATCCGCTGCATCGTCTCGGCATCATAGGTGCGGCCGAGGAAGAAGATCTCCCGCGCGAACTTTTGGCCGACCTGCTTGGCTAGGTAGACGGAGCCATAACCGGCATCGAAGGACCCCACATCGGCGTCGGTCTGCTTGAAGCGGGCCTCCTGGCGGGAAGCGATGGTGAGATCACAGATGACATGCAGCGAATGCCCGCCGCCAGCCGCCCACCCATTCACCACGGCGATGACCACCTTCGGCATCGTGCGGATGAGCCGCTGCACCTCAAGGATGTGCAGCCGCCCGCCCTCGACCTTCGTGCGGGACTCGTCGACGGTATCGGCCGTCTCCCCGGACGCGTACCGATACCCCGACCGACCCCGAATCCGCTGGTCACCCCCCGAACAAAACGCCCACCCGCCGTCCTTGGTGCTCGGCCCATTACCGGTAATGAGCACCACGCCCACGTCCGGAGTCCGCCGCGCGTGATCGAGCGTGCGATACAACTCATCCACCGTGTGCGGCCGGAACGCATTGCGCACCTCCGGCCGATCGAAAGCGATCCGCACGATGCCATCTTTACGAGTCCCGCCGACGTGGCGGTGATACGTCACGTCACTGAGATCCTCGAAACCCTCCACGGGCTCCCACTGCGCGGCGTCGAAAGGATTGTCTGTGCTGTAAGCCATGCCCCTAGCCTACGGCCCGCCCACCTACTCTTGAGCCATGCACATCGATGACATCCTCGACCGCGCCCACGTCGTCGCCCTGCCCATGGCAGTGCGGTTCCGCGGCGTCGACACCCGGGAAGCACTGCTTATCGACGGCCCCGCCGGCTGGGGCGAATTCGCCCCCTTCCTCGACTACGGGCCACAAGAGTCCGCCGCGTGGCTGCGCGCCGGGCTGGAAGCCGCCTACGACGGCTTCCCTGCGCCCGTCCGCTCGTCGGTGGAGGTCAATGCCACCATCCCCGCTGTGCCAGCCGGGGAGGTGGCAGCAGTGTTGGAGCGCTTTCCCGGTTGCCGCGTGGTCAAGGTCAAAGTCGCGGAGGCTGGGCAAACGTTAGCCGACGATGTTGCCCGCGTGGCCGCCGCCCGCGACGCCCGGCCCGGCGCCGTCATCCGCGTCGACGCCAACCGAGGCTGGAGCGTGTCCCAAGCCATCGAAGCCGCCCGCGCCCTTGGCCCCCTCGACTACCTCGAACAACCCTGCGCCACGGTGGAAGAACTCGCCCAGGTGCGGCGCGAACTCATGCGCTCCGGGATCTTCGCCCGCGTCGCAGCCGACGAATCCATCCGCCGCGCCGACGACCCCTACCTGGTGGCCTCGCTGCAGGCCGCGGATGTCGCCGTGGTGAAAGTCGCCCCGCTCGGAGGGGTGCGCCGGGTGCTGGACCTGGCTCGCGATCTGCGCGCCCGACACATGGACATCACCGTCGCCTCCGCCCTCGACACCGCCGTCGGCATGAACGCCGGCCTGGCCGCCGTCGCCGCCTTGCCCCTCCTCAACGACGATGATGAGATGGACGTCCCACCCCCTGCCGCCGGCCTAGCCACCCAACAGCTCTTCGTCGAGGACGTTGCCCCGCCCCGCCCCATGATCGACGGCCACCTCTCCGTCGCCCCCGTCAACCCTGAGACCGACCGCCTCGCAGCCTTGGCGGTCCCTGTG
Coding sequences within:
- a CDS encoding DUF4229 domain-containing protein, with the translated sequence MTDQENSNQPPALDPEVSRRANMALLKYGGARLLLFLGLTVVIQLAAWLIDAPVPLMMSALLALLVAFPLSMLIFKGMRIEATASVAARTQERKARKEWVKRELESR
- a CDS encoding o-succinylbenzoate synthase, which produces MHIDDILDRAHVVALPMAVRFRGVDTREALLIDGPAGWGEFAPFLDYGPQESAAWLRAGLEAAYDGFPAPVRSSVEVNATIPAVPAGEVAAVLERFPGCRVVKVKVAEAGQTLADDVARVAAARDARPGAVIRVDANRGWSVSQAIEAARALGPLDYLEQPCATVEELAQVRRELMRSGIFARVAADESIRRADDPYLVASLQAADVAVVKVAPLGGVRRVLDLARDLRARHMDITVASALDTAVGMNAGLAAVAALPLLNDDDEMDVPPPAAGLATQQLFVEDVAPPRPMIDGHLSVAPVNPETDRLAALAVPVKRRDWWFERLREAHQYL
- a CDS encoding helix-turn-helix domain-containing protein; the encoded protein is MTGKSVPRKKIGKPAGDDPELIALGAVLAEKRRSSGRLQQEVAKAAGVSRSTLHTIEHGGAGVRWEIVAAVAKELGLRLTFVNNGTAVY
- a CDS encoding VOC family protein → MALKWYSVVIDCLDPQALARWWAEALEWKLVYDTPEEAVIVPPHLSEEPIADVSTWRQQGQGWVFVPVPEVKATKNRLHFDLAPHTSQDRQAEIDRLLRLGATRVNVGQDESAVTWAVLADPEGNEFCVLSSRDH
- a CDS encoding 1,4-dihydroxy-2-naphthoate polyprenyltransferase; this translates as MLEDHHSPTATPRDWWQAARPHTWPNAFAPVIVGSGAAAYAGGFSWWRALLALIVAWALIVGVNYANDYSDGIRGTDEDRTGPTRLTGGRLAKPQHVKIAAFLAFGVAGVAGIALSLSSAWWLILVGALCIAGAWFYTGGKNPYGYQGLGEVAVFIFFGLVAVLGTEYTQSGSVSWIGVACAVAIGAISSSVNLANNLRDIPTDTASGKITLAVRLGDRKTRYLYTALALTPFLMSVAMAAELLPLLLAILALPLALSGIILALRGARGMELIPLIKSTGQAMLMWAVITAVVLALNS
- a CDS encoding cytochrome c biogenesis CcdA family protein translates to MVDVVLAQGLGQQFADAAASGPLLLGILAAAAAGLVSFASPCVVPLVPGYMSYLAGIVGGEMTMDGRHGPVVAKKRQWAVASAALLFILGFTVVFVLATVTVFGAISALTLNAETLMRVGGVITILMGIVFMGLVPVLQRDTRMAPKRWTTWLGAPLLGGVFALGWTPCLGPTLAAIISVSAGTEGMTAARGVILIIGYCLGLGLPFLLVALGSARAMRTIGWLSKHSRAIQITGGVLMILVGLALVTGAWAEFINWVRQWTVEYGATLI
- a CDS encoding AEC family transporter, producing MTGVITGFAIILAVIATGALLARFGVIKDDRERLVLNRVAFYAASPALLFTSVANSDASTLVSPVIAVIGLSTIATSAVYLAASAAFFRQDVPTTTMGAASASYFNSVNIGLPVSVYVLGEATYVVPVLVLQMVVFTPFVLAGLGSADAGGRSLAAKIGASMRSALFSPIVLGSLLGLLVAVVGVEIPTPVMTPLVILGGASIPMILISFGASLRNTAPLKTPADRPGTLVATSLKLVGMPVLAWLIGLGLGLDDTQLYAAVILAALPTAQNVYNYAATYQRGMIMARDTVFLTTFGSLPVMLAIALLFGR
- the ccsB gene encoding c-type cytochrome biogenesis protein CcsB, whose product is MPVNQTLASFSDTAFITALIIYLGALVLSMVYYVKMLSVVDARRVLSNVESKQLVSVGAGGSDSAEASAENTAETITEDELHRREAAANKWGGMTQSLVWLGVVVHVASAVMRGLATDRFPFGNLYEYVLVITGFTMVGAAIVIQRKEWRIVWPWLLVPVLALMFFGGTKLYSDAAPVVPALQSFWFPIHVSTVSIGASIGMLSGIASLLYLLRIWQPRGQERGFFGALAKPLPSAKKLDALAYKSAIFTLPIFGLGVVLGAIWAEAAWGRFWGWDPKETVSFITWILYAAYLHARATAGWRDHKAAWINILALATMVFNLFFINMVVSGLHSYAGLN
- the menE gene encoding o-succinylbenzoate--CoA ligase encodes the protein MTRVLQPLLIDAAAPAAALPALEEAIAGQRALLPVPLQDPARTALLKDSQGAGQAIAEDIAVVVGTSGSTGTPKGAQLTPLNLVASADATHQFLGGEGQWVLAMPAHHIAGLQVLVRSLVAGWDPICVDLSTGFHIGGFARAAAQVRGQAYTALTPLQLAKAMDSLQGIEALRVFDAILIGGAPLNPQLARAAADMQITLVTTYGSSETSGGCVYDGRPLPGAQVRVTQGRIYLGGPMVARGYRNHPGHPAFAEEGWFATSDAGKLIDGRLTVTGRLDAVIDSGGLKLHPEVLEQAMLRIPGVTGACVIGVPHPRLGQAIVAAYSGSASVAEVLDGLDDLPRWQLPKELRQVAALPLVGPGKVDRRGVEKLF
- a CDS encoding glycosyltransferase gives rise to the protein MWVSYVVGQAVSFLFTLLRMIPLAWRNRFSRERIPQGGDVLISLTSHGDRLKRAHFTVESIARGDAQAPIVLWLDQGDFDKELPAGLKRLVKRGLQVRCSDGNYGPHTKYWNQFRAVAGTDTRVVTVDDDMIYPEWFLQRLLFIGELRNDVVIAYRAHRIELRHGRLLPYVKWTAADTSRASFLHFATGVSGVLYPSSFISHVVEQGDQFQQLAPRADDVWLHVCALRSGHPIRQVYAHPRNFAVVPSTQGGALVIGNTLMGGNDEQIARVYTPEDVALLVAASAEED
- a CDS encoding cytochrome c biogenesis protein ResB, whose translation is MRIVVTYLNKAWHWLTSMRTALVLLFLLAIAAIPGALLPQRSLNEENVTEYIANNGRLAEIYDKLQLFDVFSSVWFVAIFVLLTISLVGCILPRTWDHWKAMNTPPTRAPKNLHRLPLHASGVSDKPLDEVAADARRLLKKWHVSEYQPSEDRAGAFSLAAERGYAREAANLLFHLGLVGMLITIAAGRLVYYEGQVIVVTESGNYETPEITQNTEFCNTSTANFDSFRAGALFDGTGLTTFCFDAHDFSADYLPNGQAEMFTSNISWAAGDDILTPKDQWQDYQLKVNHPLRIDGDRIYLQGHGYAPTFTVTWPDGESRTQTIQWRPDDPTFFLSSGVMRFDPPAGMYPDLYERRQNQIAIQGLFAPTAQWDGEKGELLTSQYPAMRDPAVAIDVYRGDAGLDTGRAQSIFSLDPSLLHSGQLQKIERVNLTQGESVTLDDGTVVTFDGASEFANYQISRDPFQPWVLVTASIMLISLVGSLVIKRRRIWVRLRPAADGTTLVELGGLARTDRAGWGSEFDTIHRELLGLPDPDELDDEDGLYDDRD
- a CDS encoding 1,4-dihydroxy-2-naphthoyl-CoA synthase; amino-acid sequence: MAYSTDNPFDAAQWEPVEGFEDLSDVTYHRHVGGTRKDGIVRIAFDRPEVRNAFRPHTVDELYRTLDHARRTPDVGVVLITGNGPSTKDGGWAFCSGGDQRIRGRSGYRYASGETADTVDESRTKVEGGRLHILEVQRLIRTMPKVVIAVVNGWAAGGGHSLHVICDLTIASRQEARFKQTDADVGSFDAGYGSVYLAKQVGQKFAREIFFLGRTYDAETMQRMGAVNIVADHAELENEAIQVAREINGKSPTAQRMLKFAFNLTDDGLMGQQVFAGEATRLAYMTDEAVEGKEAFLHKREPDWSEYPFYY
- a CDS encoding DUF488 domain-containing protein, with amino-acid sequence MTEFRVRRIYEAPSSNDGLRVLVDRLWPRGMSKVRAHLDLWEKELTPSRELRSAYHRSEITYEEFTQRYRRELKDSGAAETFVASLSANIVTLLTAVSDQERSHIPVLLAALKEAGGLQA